Proteins from a genomic interval of Papaver somniferum cultivar HN1 chromosome 4, ASM357369v1, whole genome shotgun sequence:
- the LOC113272412 gene encoding Werner Syndrome-like exonuclease, whose amino-acid sequence MALPMKTYNVFYPKVLIVDNEVKPNIDVKPVRVTVTHAASVVDQWIWEVYTDFRNKLKNLVVGLDIEWSRRSRKSRDGYSRNKVAVLQLCFSTRCLIFQISRCDEIPESLADFLSNDKFIFVGAGIDGDAHKLWVDYGLYVGKTEEVGTLAAYKLTKTFGDYRNSGLYNAGLKNLAKDVLGLELPKQRQSRDKSRRVTGM is encoded by the exons ATGGCTCTTCCTATG AAAACCTACAATGTGTTTTACCCCAAGGTCTTGATTGTCGACAACGAAGTCAAACCCAACATTGACGTCAAACCCGTCCGTGTCACTGTAACCCATGCAGCTTCTGTGGTGGATCAATGGATTTGGGAGGTTTACACCGATTTCCGCAATAAGCTGAAGAATCTTGTTGTGGGTCTTGATATCGAATGGAGCAGAAGGAGCAGAAAGAGCAGAGATGGCTATAGTCGAAACAAGGTTGCTGTTCTGCAATTGTGCTTTTCTACACGTTGTCTCATATTCCAAATCTCGCGTTGTGACGAGATTCCTGAATCACTTGCTGATTTTCTCAGTAACGACAAGTTTATCTTTGTTGGAGCTGGAATTGATGGTGATGCGCACAAGCTTTGGGTTGATTATGGTTTGTATGTTGGTAAAACTGAAGAAGTTGGCACTCTGGCTGCTTATAAGCTCACCAAGACTTTTGGAGATTATAGAAATAGCGGACTTTATAACGCTGGGTTGAAGAATTTGGCTAAGGATGTTCTCGGGCTAGAATTACCAAAGCAGAGACAAAGCAGAGACAAATCCAGACGAGTAACTGGAATGTGA
- the LOC113273778 gene encoding nucleolin 1-like, translated as MGKRVATVGLIQEESSPVKKYATFDFTVEKKEDEITTSEDFSSDEEELKEQPEIVSKSVSVGATDRSSDSSDSDSEEEELKEPEVVSKNISVGATDRSSGSSDSDSEEEEKEMKVVITTKLPETASINGSGDVLEKELGSSESSGSEHSCSDENNEIVDLKKDQGDDISDERDEEEQQRKKLKVTVDNDEEMVDAQLPKTNSNAAIESKAPETPTTTQILKTGSKELFVGNLSFSLEQEDLEEFFKDAGQIVNVQFATHGDGRFKGHAIVEFATEESVQKALERNGQNLMGKLVKLSLPGKTGGAGSSWKSDVDAESPKTNSKPKTPTSPQNQNTGSKKLFVGNLSFSLEQKDLKEFFKDAGEIVKVDFATLKDGRSKGHAIVTFAAEEAVQKALAKNGQHLMGRPVHIGGHRSPSTPQIGHARGGRSGSRRSVGRRRS; from the exons ATGG GTAAAAGGGTAGCTACAGTTGGACTCATACAGGAAGAATCAAGTCCAGTAAAAAAGTATGCAACTTTTGATTTTACTGTTGAGAAGAAAGAGGATGAAATTACTACCTCAGAAGATTTCTCTTCTGACGAAGAA GAGTTGAAGGAACAACCAGAAATAGTTTCGAAGAGCGTTTCTGTTGGAGCCACAGACAGAAGTTCGGATTCTTCTGATAGTGATTCTGAGGAGGAG GAGTTGAAGGAACCAGAAGTAGTTTCAAAGAACATTTCTGTTGGAGCGACAGACAGAAGTTCGGGTTCTTCCGATAGCGATTCTGAGGAGGAG GAAAAAGAGATGAAAGTAGTCATTACAACCAAATTGCCAGAAACTGCATCTATAAATGGGTCTGGAGATGTTCTGGAGAAGGAACTTGGATCTAGCGAGAGTTCTGGTTCTGAACACAGCTGTTCTGATGAGAACAAT GAAATTGTAGACCTCAAGAAAGACCAAGGTGATGACATATCCGatgaaagagatgaagaagaacaacagAGAAAAAAGCTGAAG GTCACAGTGGACAATGACGAGGAGATGGTAGATGCCCAATTACCAAAGACTAATAGCAATGCGGCCATTGAAAGTAAAGCT CCTGAAACCCCAACTACAACACAAATTCTAAAGACCGGATCAAAAGAACTATTTGTGGGCAACCTATCTTTTTCACTCGAGCAGGAAGACCT TGAGGAGTTCTTCAAAGATGCTGGTCAAATTGTTAATGTTCAGTTTGCTACACATGGAGATGGACGTTTCAAAGGGCATGCTATTGTTGAGTTTGCAACAGAAGAATCAGTGCAGAAG GCTCTTGAAAGGAATGGTCAAAATCTGATGGGTAAATTGGTAAAACTTTCTCTGCCCGGTAAGACTGGTGGTGCTGGCAGTAGTTGGAAAAGTGATGTAGATGCCGAATCACCAAAGACTAATAGCAAG CCAAAAACCCCTACATCACCTCAAAATCAAAATACGGGATCTAAAAAACTATTTGTTGGCAACCTATCTTTCTCTCTTGAGCAGAAAGACCT GAAGGAGTTCTTCAAAGATGCTGGTGAAATAGTTAAAGTTGACTTCGCAACACTTAAAGATGGACGTTCCAAGGGGCATGCTATTGTTACATTTGCAGCAGAAGAAGCAGTGCAAAAG GCTCTTGCGAAAAATGGTCAGCATCTGATGGGTAGACCAGTACATATTGGTGGGCATAGAAGTCCCTCTACCCCACAAATTGGGCATGCAAGAGGCGGTCGGTCAGGTAGCCGTCGCAGTGTTGGCAGGAGACGTTCTTAA